The following proteins are co-located in the Salvelinus namaycush isolate Seneca chromosome 31, SaNama_1.0, whole genome shotgun sequence genome:
- the LOC120025678 gene encoding WW domain-binding protein 1-like, which translates to MPQKTLGSIVGLLCTGTWLVQGKEFCFGVNNEQYRCEMGYCCGETECCTYYYELWWFWLVWTLIIMLSCCCAYRHRRVKMRLQQEQRQREISLMAYQGASSSFISPPPLNLRFWTDCKLPDYEEVVGHPPTPPPPYSEIPPETTPPILLPPIQSEAAVVLEPPTEDTPREEQAASSSADQESASAPSQSEQPVEEELLTRRRHVTGDSGIEVCVCQLDEGSGPEEDEEQVCQGARGDCCSASEHHHIIRHKERTPGPQPKGQTASTGDRLV; encoded by the exons ATGCCACAGAAAACGCTGGGATCCATTGTAGGTCTGCTTTGCACCGGGACCTGGTTGGTACAG GGAAAGGAATTCTGTTTTGGAGTGAACAATGAGCAATACCGGTGTGAGATGGGCTACTGCTGCGGGGAGACCGAGTGCTGCACTTACTACTATGAGCTGTGGT GGTTCTGGCTGGTGTGGACCCTCATCATAATGCTGAGTTGCTGCTGTGCCTACCGTCACCGTCGGGTCAAGATGCGGCTGCAGCAGGAGCAGCGCCAGCGCGAAATCAGCCTTATGGCCTATCAGGGAGCTTCTAGTTCTttcatctcccctccacccctcaacTTGA GGTTCTGGACAGACTGCAAGCTTCCTGACTATGAAGAGGTGGTGGGTCATCCCCCGACTCCCCCTCCGCCTTACTCCGAGATCCCCCCAGAGACCACCCCTCCCATCCTACTGCCCCCCATCCAATCAGAAGCTGCTGTGGTGCTGGAGCCCCCAACAGAGGACACTCCAAGAGAGGAGCAGGCCGCTAGTTCCTCAGCAGACCAGGAATCCGCATCTGCTCCCAGCCAATCAGAACAACCGGTGGAAGAAGAGCTGCTGACCCGGCGTAGGCATGTGACTGGCGACTCGGGGatcgaggtgtgtgtgtgccaacTGGACGAGGGCTCTGGGCCGGAAGAGGACGAGGAGCAGGTGTGTCAGGGGGCCAGGGGGGACTGCTGCTCTGCCTCTGAGCACCACCACATCATCAGACACAAAGAGAGAACCCCAGGGCCTCAGCCCAAGGGCCAGACCGCCAGCACCGGAGACCGCCTGGTCTGA